A single [Flavobacterium] thermophilum DNA region contains:
- the topB_3 gene encoding DNA topoisomerase 3 has translation MIVILAEKPDQARKLASPFPHTKGNGFLSIQSCKEFPNGATVTWAIGHLVELKEPEEYRPEWKKWDLATLPIIPGQFEYKVSKDKAKQFQTVKKLLKEADEIIIATDPAREGENIARLLILMAGCSKKRIKRFWTSSLTENAIRKGFAELKDGKETIHLFHEAQARQIADWLVGMNASRLYTLLLQQKGIRDVFSVGRVQTPVLKLIYDRQKEIEQFRPEPFYELEGQFTVKNGTYRGKLNKRFSSPDELYEAVRPDITKEQQTYQAVIKSVRISEKRTPAPKLHSLSTLQSKLNRTKKFSPTKVLELVQSLYEKGYVSYPRTDSQYITEEEYTYLQKHVDQYQQCLGIHVPIRSLQPSKRYVNPEKVSDHYAIIPTEKVPDTKAFETFSSDEKEVYYEILKSALAMFMTDYVYDETVIITSVGKQEFVTKGRTEKEMGWKALYQNEKDEESEGEQVAILPEVKEGESAKADISVKQGMTQPPKPYTQGQLITLMKTAGKYVEDREMKEALNQVEGLGTEATRAAIIDTLIQRRLIEVKKNQVFVTKKGEILCESVKGTILSKPEMTAKWELFLQEIGKGNRSKEVFIEQAKKLCYALIQQASQDVERIDAKQALEEIKKENTIAPCPRCQKGYIVDRKTFYGCTEYANGCKQTFPKSILGKNITKTHVKQLCEKGKTNKIKGFKGKKTFDAYLTLQKGEIQFTFQ, from the coding sequence ATGATCGTCATTCTTGCAGAAAAACCCGACCAGGCACGAAAACTCGCATCACCGTTTCCACATACCAAAGGAAACGGTTTTCTTTCTATTCAGTCGTGTAAAGAATTTCCGAACGGGGCAACAGTGACCTGGGCAATTGGCCATCTAGTCGAGCTAAAAGAGCCAGAGGAATACCGTCCGGAATGGAAAAAATGGGACTTGGCCACTTTGCCGATTATTCCTGGGCAGTTTGAGTACAAAGTGTCGAAGGATAAAGCCAAACAGTTTCAAACCGTTAAGAAGCTGCTTAAAGAGGCTGATGAAATCATTATTGCGACCGATCCAGCCAGGGAAGGAGAAAATATCGCTCGTCTGCTTATCCTCATGGCCGGATGCTCAAAAAAACGGATTAAGCGCTTTTGGACATCATCTCTAACCGAAAATGCCATTCGAAAAGGGTTTGCTGAACTGAAAGACGGGAAAGAAACCATCCATTTGTTTCATGAAGCCCAGGCGAGACAGATCGCCGACTGGCTAGTAGGAATGAATGCTAGTCGGCTCTATACGCTTCTTCTTCAGCAAAAGGGCATCCGGGATGTATTTAGCGTCGGACGGGTGCAGACTCCTGTTTTGAAACTGATTTACGATCGCCAAAAAGAAATTGAACAATTTCGACCGGAACCGTTTTACGAATTAGAGGGACAGTTTACAGTCAAGAACGGAACGTACCGAGGGAAACTGAACAAGCGTTTTTCGTCTCCCGATGAATTGTACGAAGCTGTCCGTCCCGACATCACGAAAGAGCAACAGACGTACCAAGCAGTGATTAAGAGCGTACGAATCAGCGAAAAACGAACACCAGCTCCGAAACTGCACAGTTTATCGACGCTGCAAAGCAAGCTCAACCGAACCAAAAAGTTCAGTCCAACGAAAGTATTGGAGCTTGTGCAATCTTTATACGAGAAAGGATATGTATCGTATCCTCGAACCGATTCGCAATATATCACCGAGGAAGAATACACCTACTTACAAAAGCATGTGGACCAATATCAACAGTGTCTAGGCATTCATGTTCCTATTCGTTCGCTTCAGCCTTCTAAACGCTATGTAAATCCAGAGAAAGTGAGCGATCACTACGCCATTATTCCAACAGAAAAAGTCCCTGACACTAAGGCGTTTGAAACTTTTTCGTCTGACGAAAAAGAAGTGTATTACGAAATCTTAAAAAGCGCCCTGGCTATGTTCATGACTGATTATGTTTATGACGAAACCGTCATCATTACTTCTGTTGGAAAACAAGAATTTGTCACTAAAGGACGAACAGAGAAAGAGATGGGATGGAAGGCTCTGTATCAAAACGAAAAAGACGAAGAAAGTGAAGGGGAACAAGTAGCTATTTTACCTGAAGTTAAAGAAGGAGAATCGGCTAAAGCCGATATTTCCGTTAAGCAGGGGATGACTCAACCACCAAAGCCGTATACCCAAGGACAGCTTATCACACTAATGAAAACAGCCGGAAAGTACGTAGAAGATCGGGAGATGAAAGAAGCGCTGAATCAGGTTGAGGGGTTAGGAACCGAAGCCACAAGAGCAGCCATTATTGATACCTTGATTCAACGGCGACTAATCGAAGTAAAGAAAAACCAAGTGTTTGTGACGAAGAAAGGAGAAATCCTTTGCGAATCAGTCAAAGGAACTATTCTATCCAAGCCGGAAATGACAGCGAAATGGGAGCTGTTTTTGCAAGAAATCGGGAAAGGCAACCGATCAAAAGAGGTGTTTATTGAGCAGGCGAAAAAGCTATGTTATGCGCTGATTCAACAGGCTTCTCAGGATGTTGAACGTATCGATGCCAAACAGGCGCTTGAAGAGATCAAGAAGGAAAATACGATCGCCCCATGCCCTCGTTGTCAAAAAGGATACATTGTCGATCGAAAGACATTCTACGGATGTACAGAGTATGCCAACGGGTGTAAGCAGACATTTCCGAAGTCCATTTTAGGAAAAAACATCACTAAGACACACGTTAAGCAGCTTTGTGAAAAAGGAAAAACCAATAAGATCAAGGGATTCAAAGGGAAAAAGACCTTTGACGCCTATTTGACACTCCAAAAAGGGGAAATCCAGTTCACATTCCAATAA
- the traG gene encoding Conjugal transfer protein traG, translating into MNLKKDAWKPIFASVVLTVIAAYVLMGLFYMIGNGGDLKEILLRPKELITFVYTEENLKTVFSLAPFVILAALLYTFRSSIIVPKLEYASDFGLHGTSRWGTPDEVIDGKMFSKNNSYTKDPVDAFQMEKGIIVGKVPKKRELLIIPRNTTIDNRNVLVIGSSGSGKGQSFVFPNMINHTEETIIVTDPKGEIYEATHQIKRDQGYKVYQVDFINFVNCDRYNPLDYVEDDEDARAIANTIASNSVDEGKRDFWSESAVAFLSAFILYVKEKYKDKANMRHVVEMVARAGKDEEYLDEIIKNMSPDHPAYHMFTLANMSSGNTRAGIMATLAQQISIFAMQKIAKMTAKSDFKFHDLQKEKSVLYIKIRMDENPFVQLTATFFEQLIAVLYDIADKNHSKLPIPTIFLLDEFANIGTINKYPRVLATCRGLGMAMMTIIQDIGQLEDKKRYGPEMARSIINNHDTQLFLRTKDTKTAKYFSELAGETTVKHKQKSASYGRKEGSKSISEQYVKRSLITPGELMNMDKNTCYLFVSGAYPMKLEKAWQFDIYGDLLSNYEKYRSRLGYTAPLWNGEWVWDEEDSAAQDIQEVKQELEESDVVLLNEMIDEINKIDEEEEDEEITEEELRVLLGNVEDENEDEENESEEVGEAEELQSILDEIEEELDAFDEMEDEITEEDLMEIIEEFSEFSDDSEGEQEESNQKIADELPI; encoded by the coding sequence ATGAACTTAAAAAAAGATGCTTGGAAGCCGATATTCGCTAGTGTTGTGTTGACCGTTATAGCTGCCTATGTTCTGATGGGATTGTTTTATATGATCGGGAACGGAGGCGACTTAAAAGAAATTTTATTAAGACCGAAAGAGTTAATCACGTTTGTTTACACGGAAGAGAACTTAAAAACGGTTTTCTCATTGGCTCCGTTTGTGATTTTAGCAGCGCTGCTATACACTTTTCGGTCATCCATTATTGTTCCGAAGTTAGAATATGCTAGCGACTTTGGCTTGCATGGAACTTCCCGGTGGGGAACGCCGGATGAAGTCATCGACGGCAAGATGTTCTCGAAAAACAACTCGTATACGAAAGACCCTGTTGACGCTTTTCAGATGGAAAAAGGGATTATCGTTGGCAAAGTGCCAAAAAAACGGGAACTTCTCATCATTCCGAGAAACACGACGATCGATAACCGAAATGTCTTGGTCATTGGTTCGTCGGGATCGGGGAAAGGTCAATCCTTTGTTTTCCCGAACATGATAAACCATACGGAAGAAACGATTATTGTCACGGACCCAAAAGGAGAGATATACGAAGCTACCCATCAGATCAAGCGAGATCAGGGCTATAAAGTCTACCAAGTGGACTTTATCAATTTCGTCAATTGCGATCGATACAATCCATTAGACTACGTCGAAGATGATGAGGATGCTAGGGCAATTGCTAATACGATCGCTTCTAACTCGGTTGACGAAGGAAAACGCGATTTCTGGAGTGAATCAGCTGTCGCCTTTCTGTCAGCATTCATCCTGTACGTGAAGGAAAAATACAAAGACAAGGCCAATATGCGCCATGTCGTTGAAATGGTGGCGAGAGCAGGAAAAGATGAAGAATATTTGGATGAAATCATTAAAAATATGTCCCCAGACCATCCAGCGTATCATATGTTCACCCTTGCAAACATGAGCAGTGGAAACACTAGAGCTGGCATTATGGCAACCTTGGCGCAACAAATCTCCATTTTCGCGATGCAAAAGATCGCAAAAATGACTGCTAAGAGCGATTTTAAATTTCATGACTTGCAGAAAGAAAAATCCGTTTTGTACATCAAGATTCGCATGGATGAAAACCCGTTTGTTCAATTGACTGCTACGTTCTTTGAACAGTTGATCGCTGTTCTATACGACATTGCTGACAAGAATCACTCGAAGTTACCGATTCCCACTATCTTTCTGTTGGACGAATTCGCCAACATCGGCACGATCAACAAATATCCGCGAGTATTGGCAACCTGTCGAGGACTTGGTATGGCCATGATGACGATTATCCAGGACATCGGACAGCTAGAGGACAAAAAACGATATGGTCCGGAAATGGCTCGTTCGATCATCAATAACCACGATACTCAGTTGTTTCTGCGAACAAAAGACACGAAAACAGCGAAATATTTTAGTGAACTCGCCGGAGAGACTACGGTGAAGCACAAACAGAAAAGTGCTTCCTATGGACGTAAGGAAGGCAGCAAAAGCATTTCAGAGCAATATGTAAAGCGCTCATTGATTACGCCGGGCGAACTTATGAACATGGACAAAAACACTTGTTATTTATTCGTATCTGGGGCTTACCCGATGAAGCTAGAAAAAGCGTGGCAGTTCGATATTTACGGCGATTTATTGAGCAACTATGAAAAATACCGAAGCCGTTTAGGATATACTGCGCCGTTGTGGAATGGAGAATGGGTATGGGATGAAGAAGATTCGGCTGCCCAAGACATCCAAGAAGTCAAGCAAGAGTTAGAAGAGTCGGATGTGGTATTGCTTAACGAAATGATCGATGAGATCAATAAGATTGACGAAGAAGAAGAGGACGAAGAGATTACCGAAGAGGAATTGAGGGTATTACTTGGCAACGTTGAGGATGAAAACGAAGATGAAGAAAACGAATCCGAAGAAGTGGGAGAAGCAGAAGAACTACAATCGATTTTAGATGAAATTGAGGAAGAATTAGACGCATTCGATGAAATGGAAGATGAGATCACCGAGGAGGACTTAATGGAGATCATTGAAGAATTCAGCGAATTCAGCGATGACAGCGAAGGAGAGCAAGAAGAAAGCAATCAGAAAATCGCCGACGAGCTGCCAATTTGA
- the mobA_2 gene encoding DNA strand transferase, protein MAYFLFRTQIISKSNRSAVACAAYRSGEALYSERDGLTKKYGHRDVPPETYILAPKHAPEWVYNRERLWNEVEKVEKQHNAQLAREIIVALPTQLTNEEQTQLLLDFCKENFADEGMVADIAIHRDKKHNPHAHIMLTMRPFNEDGTWGQKRKKVNGKSVHLTNWNDKETLLKWRKNFADKINEKFKEKGIDDRVSHESYEKQGIDKVPQIRLSREAYQYEQRMKREAEKQGKPYEPVTYYGKLNQEIQRINQELKALKQKEKVVSISDYQEEKSLNETIESIRKNASLNDVEKASLLLVAKRAKSYVDFAVARRVYHDLAEGNWKKKIDSQQLKLRALKNVINKAYHVYQQEPKQVIQYGFHPGKFNEQLREKIAQLKEMEKSFENELTKYEAVLKKAELALEVQKRLTEEEFRVLYPHARADFRIEEKYHAVQYFKDTGGVLPESEIPAYAAKKEQEIHRMPTFAEQTRNMYQSLFVLNRTIQKQSKERMEALKVRDFEQAFEASRKIEQCMLRKEKMSKELEENKAVLQAILSEHYGRDVSITNTAALLRLHELVERGESSKDLEADLRRIHVSEQQKLERMPKPETEAQIMEYQYRQHVADGLLEAIEEAQRANDRKKYEKDPTKKRQRRRYRGQEFER, encoded by the coding sequence ATGGCATACTTTCTATTCCGTACACAAATCATTAGTAAATCAAATCGTTCAGCTGTTGCTTGTGCTGCCTATCGAAGTGGAGAAGCATTGTATTCAGAACGGGATGGATTAACGAAAAAATACGGCCATCGTGACGTTCCTCCGGAAACTTATATTCTTGCGCCAAAACATGCTCCAGAGTGGGTCTACAATCGCGAACGTTTATGGAACGAAGTGGAGAAAGTTGAAAAACAACATAACGCTCAATTAGCTAGAGAAATCATCGTCGCTCTTCCAACACAATTAACCAATGAAGAGCAAACGCAATTACTTTTGGACTTTTGTAAAGAGAATTTTGCAGATGAAGGAATGGTAGCAGATATCGCCATTCACCGTGATAAAAAACATAATCCACACGCTCACATCATGTTAACGATGCGCCCGTTTAACGAGGATGGAACGTGGGGACAGAAACGTAAAAAAGTGAACGGAAAATCCGTTCATTTAACAAACTGGAATGATAAAGAAACGCTGCTGAAATGGCGGAAAAACTTCGCCGATAAGATCAACGAAAAATTTAAAGAAAAAGGAATCGATGATCGCGTTTCTCATGAAAGCTATGAGAAACAAGGAATCGATAAAGTGCCTCAAATTCGTCTTTCTCGTGAGGCATATCAATACGAACAACGAATGAAAAGAGAAGCTGAGAAACAAGGGAAACCATATGAACCAGTTACCTATTATGGAAAGCTAAATCAAGAAATTCAGCGCATCAACCAAGAACTAAAAGCACTAAAACAAAAAGAAAAAGTTGTATCCATTTCTGATTATCAAGAAGAAAAATCGCTCAATGAAACGATCGAATCTATTCGCAAAAATGCTTCTCTAAACGATGTAGAAAAAGCATCACTGCTTTTGGTTGCCAAGCGAGCAAAATCGTATGTTGATTTTGCTGTAGCAAGACGTGTATATCATGATCTCGCTGAAGGCAATTGGAAGAAAAAAATCGACAGCCAGCAGCTGAAGCTGCGAGCGCTTAAGAATGTCATCAATAAGGCGTATCATGTGTATCAGCAAGAACCAAAACAAGTAATTCAGTACGGCTTCCATCCAGGAAAATTTAATGAGCAACTAAGAGAAAAAATCGCTCAACTTAAAGAGATGGAGAAATCCTTTGAAAACGAGTTAACCAAATACGAAGCTGTTCTGAAGAAAGCCGAATTAGCACTGGAAGTGCAAAAACGGCTAACAGAAGAAGAGTTCCGAGTCTTGTATCCTCATGCCAGAGCTGACTTCCGGATTGAAGAAAAATATCATGCCGTTCAATACTTTAAGGACACAGGGGGTGTGTTGCCAGAGAGTGAAATTCCTGCTTATGCGGCGAAGAAAGAGCAAGAGATTCATCGGATGCCGACCTTCGCGGAGCAAACCCGAAACATGTATCAAAGTCTCTTCGTTTTGAATCGCACGATTCAAAAGCAATCGAAAGAGCGCATGGAGGCGTTGAAGGTAAGAGACTTTGAGCAGGCCTTTGAAGCGAGCCGGAAGATCGAGCAATGCATGTTAAGAAAAGAAAAGATGAGCAAGGAGCTTGAGGAAAACAAAGCTGTTTTGCAAGCCATTTTGAGCGAGCATTACGGCAGAGATGTATCGATCACGAACACGGCAGCCTTGTTGCGGTTGCATGAGCTGGTGGAACGTGGAGAAAGCAGTAAAGACCTTGAAGCAGATTTACGCCGTATCCACGTTAGCGAACAACAAAAACTCGAACGTATGCCAAAACCTGAAACAGAAGCGCAGATCATGGAGTATCAATACCGGCAACATGTGGCTGATGGCTTGTTAGAAGCGATAGAAGAAGCGCAACGAGCGAATGATCGCAAGAAATATGAGAAAGATCCAACGAAGAAACGGCAACGCAGAAGATATCGTGGTCAAGAATTTGAACGCTAA
- a CDS encoding Protein of uncharacterised function (DUF3847), whose product MDKKRPISDLQKRIEQLEERKRQILRLAKERERKKRAHRLIQTGALAEKYFELEHLTIPEREELFKIFANYINEKKPDKFKKKE is encoded by the coding sequence ATGGACAAAAAACGTCCGATCAGTGATCTGCAAAAACGAATTGAACAACTGGAAGAAAGAAAACGACAAATATTAAGATTGGCAAAAGAACGTGAACGTAAAAAAAGAGCGCATCGGTTGATACAAACCGGCGCACTAGCGGAAAAGTACTTTGAATTGGAACACTTGACAATCCCAGAACGAGAAGAATTGTTTAAGATTTTCGCGAACTACATTAATGAAAAAAAGCCGGATAAATTTAAGAAAAAAGAATAA
- a CDS encoding Ribbon-helix-helix protein, copG family: MREGRCYEQHDFQVLILSQFAQRRPSTEKETWELQKEYLRLIREIPQMWEEFVRKNQNIYDRFGYLDVVVYDDLTYERKKLKQGRPKEENTLSHRVTVRLDDESYQLLKQYCQTKNITESAAIRELIQTLKWKIY; the protein is encoded by the coding sequence ATGAGAGAAGGACGATGCTATGAACAACATGATTTTCAGGTATTGATCTTATCCCAGTTTGCCCAACGCCGACCGTCTACAGAAAAGGAAACATGGGAGCTACAAAAAGAATATTTGCGCCTGATTCGTGAGATTCCTCAAATGTGGGAAGAATTCGTGCGGAAAAATCAAAACATTTATGATCGCTTTGGATATTTAGATGTCGTGGTATATGATGATTTAACGTATGAACGGAAAAAGCTAAAACAGGGACGCCCTAAAGAGGAAAATACGCTATCGCATCGTGTAACCGTCCGGTTGGATGATGAGAGTTATCAGTTGTTGAAACAATATTGTCAGACAAAAAACATTACCGAATCAGCAGCGATTCGGGAGTTAATCCAAACTCTGAAATGGAAAATATATTGA